The genomic stretch TGGTACTCGACGATCACCTTGCGGATCTCGCCGAGCGTCCCGGCGGCGATCATGTCCCGCGCGTGGCGGATCAGGGGGTAGCCGGTGTAGTTGAACGTGACGGCGAAGACCACGCCGGACTGCCGCGCGACTCTCAGCAGGTCGCTGGCCTGCTCGCCCGTGTGCACCAGCGGCTTGTCGCAGATGACGTGAATCCCGGCCGCCGCGAAGGCCCGCGCGACCGGGTAGTGCAGGTGGTTGGGCGTGACGATACTGACCGCGTCGATGCGCTCCCCCACCGGCCGGGCCAGTTCGCCGTCCAGCATGGCCTCCCAGGTGGGGTACGAGCGGTCGTCCGGGAGGCCCAGCTCCCGCCCGGATGCCAGCGCCCTCTCCGGGGTGCCCGACAGCGCCCCGGCCACCAGTTCGAACTGCCCGTCCAGCCGCGCGGCCGTGCGGTGTACCGCGCCGATGAACGCGCCCTGCCCGCCGCCGACCATCCCGAGTTTCAGGGGGCGCGGCATGCGAACCTCCCTTCATTCCCGGTCGCCCGGAACAGCACCGGACGCCCGTCCATTGCGTGAGATTCGCTGTCGTTCCCACTCGCGTCCGCTCGGGTGTCGCGCGGCCTGCGGCCTCTGTGCACCGGAATCATCAGCGATCCCTGGAGAACGCGGCGTCGAAGGTCACGTTCGAGCCGGGAAAGTCGAGGCGGCGGGTGTACGCGGCGCTCTCGGTCGCGCCGTGCACGCGGTCCATGCGGGCGTCCTCCCACTCGATGCTCAGCGGCCCGGCGTAGCCGATGTCGTTCAGGGCGACGATGATGTCCTCGAACCTGATGTCGCCGCGCCCCACCGAGCGGAAATCCCAGTAGCGCCGGGCATCCCCGAATTCGGTGTGGCCGCCGAACACGCCGACCTCGCCGCTGCCGTGACCCCACCAGACGTCCTTCATGTGCACGTGGAAGATCCGCTCCGCGAACTGCCGGATGAACCGCACGTAATCCACGTGCTGGTACCCCAGGTGGCTGGGGTCGTAGTTGAAGCCGAAGCGCCTGTGGCCGTTCACGGCGTCCAGGGCGCGCTGCGCGGTGGCGAGGTCGAAGGCGATCTCGGTCGGGTGGACTTCCAGCGCGAAGTTGATGTCGTCCCGGTCAAACGAGTCGAGGATGGGCGTCCAGCGGCGCGCGAAATCCTCGAAGCCCGCGTCCCAGTACGCCTGATCGGTGGGTGGGAAGGCGTACAGGCTGTGCCACACGCTGGAGCCGGTGAACCCGTTGACGGTCTTCACACCGAACGTCGCGGCGGCGTGCCCGGTGTCGATCATCTCCTGCGCGGCACGCGTGCGCACGCCCTCGGGGTCGCCGTCGCCCCACACGTGCGCGGGCACGATGGCCTTGTGACGGGCGTCGATGGGGTCGCACACGGCCTGCCCCACAAGGTGGTTGCTGATGGCGTGGCACTGCAGGCCGTGCGAGTCGAGCAGCTCGCGCTTTTCTCTCACGTACGAGTCGTCTTTCAGGGCGGCCTGCACGTCGAAGTGATCGCCCCAGCAGGCGAGTTCCAGGCCGTCGTAGCCCATCTTCTTCGCCAGCGGCGCCAGGTCGGCCAGGGGCAGGTCGGCCCACTGGCCGGTGAACAGGGTGACGGGACGGGGCATACGGGAACCTCCGGGGATGGGTGATGCTCGAACGTGGGCGGGGAATGGACAGGCCGGGTGGCCGTCACCCGCCCTCGCCCAGCGTCAGGTGGGCAGCGTTGCCGTGAGCCACGTGGGCTGCGTGTCGAGCGGTGCGGGGCGTTCGGCATGGGTGCGGGGGGTCAGGGTCTTCTCGGCCTCGGCGGATTCGAGGATGGTGTGCATGACGTCCAGCACGTGCAGGGCGAGGTCGCCGCCCGCGCGGTGCGGCTGGCCGGGGGCGGCGGCGAGCATGTCGGCCAGCCCGATGCCGCGCGCGTTCTCCGCGAAGGGGCGGGTCAGGGGGATGTCCGTCCACTCCTTCTCGCCCCGCAGGCGGAGTTTGAGGGGACCGCCGAAGGTGTTCGGGTCGGGGACGCTGAGGGTGCCGTCGGTGCCGTGGATCTCGATGCGGGGCACGTCGCTGCCGGGCACGTCGAAGGACGTGACGAGGGTGACGACCGCGCCGCCGTCCAGGGTGAGGTTCGCGGCGACGTGCGTGGGCGTGGTGACGGTGATGAACTCCCCGGCGCGCGGCTGGCTGGTGATGGGGCGCTGCGAGAAGGCGGTGGTGGTCGTGGCGCTGACCTTCCGCACGCCGCCGAGCAGGGTGACCAGGGCCGTCAGGTAGTACGGTCCCATGTCGAACAGGGGTCCGGCGCCCCGCTGGTAGAAGAAGTCCGGGTTGGGATGCCAGGATTCCGGGCCGCTGCCCATCATGAAGGCGTTCGCGGCGACGGGCCGCCCGATGCGTCCGGCGTCGATGATCTCGCGGGCCGTCTGGATGCCCGCGCCGAGGACGGTGTCGGGCGCGCAGCCGACGCGCAGGCCGCGTGCGTGGGCGAGGTCCATGATCGCCTGCCCGTCCTCACGCTCGACCGCCAGGGGTTTCTCGGAGTACACGTGCTTCCCGGCGTTCAGGGCTTTCAGGCTCACGTCGGCGTGCGCGCCGGGCGGCGTGAGGTTCACGACGGCGACGATCTCCGGGTCGGCCAGCAGGCCCTCCAGGGTCATGGCCTGAATGCCGTACTCGGCGGCGACCTCGGCGGCCCGCGCCGAGTCCATGTCGGTCACGGCTTTCACGCGGAACAGATTCAGGTCACGCGCGATCTTCAGGTACGCGGCGCTGATGTTCCCCGTGCCGATAATGCCAATGATCTGCGGCCCTTCTGATGCACTTACTCCCATGTCGAGCGTCCCTCCTGGATGAGTGTCCGGGCGCTCTGGCCCACCTCGGCGAACACGTCCCCGGCGGTGCGGTCCATCTCCAGGATGTGCCAGCGGGTCTGCGGCGCGGCGGCGATGGCGGCGGCGTAATCGACAGCGCCGGTGCCGAGCGGCGTCTGGTCGGCCTCGGGCGTGGCGGGGCCGTCTTTCAGGTGCAGCGCCCGGACGCGCTCACCCAGGCGGCGGATCAGGGCGGGCATGTCCTGCCCGGCGGTGTGCGCCCAGTACGTGTCGATCTCCAGGCACACGGCCGGGTCGAGGCGCGAGAGCAGCAGGTCGAACGCGGACTGGTCCCCGAAGTGGCTCCACTCCCACCAGTGGTTGTGGTACCCGAGGCTCAGGCCGCGCGCCTGCGCGTGACGCGACGCCTCGTTCAGGGCGTCCGCGAAGCGTTCCGTGCCGCCTTTCGTGTCCATCACGTCACGCTCGAAGCCCGGCACCTCGCCCGGCCACGAGATCACGGAAAGGGTCGCGCCGAGCGCCTGGATGGCGTCCAGCACGGCCTCGGCGTTCTCGCCTGTGGGCGCGGCCGCGTGCGTGGTGGGGGCCTTCAGGCCGTGGGCGTCCAGCAGTGCGCGCAGGTCCTGCGCCCGGCTGACCTTCTCGGCGTTGCTCAGGCCGTGGTTCCCGATGCCGAACGGCTCGACGTACCGGAAGCCCAGTTCGGCGATGCGGGCAACCGTGCGGGCCGGGTCGGCGGCGTAGGCGTCCCGGAAGGTGTACAGCTGGACGGACAGGGTGCCTGGGGTGTGGGGCTGGGTCATGTGGTGGGTTCCTTCCAGTCGGCGCTGAGCGAGAGGCGGAGGGTGTGCGGCAGGTCGGCGCTGCTCTGCCCGATCAGCAGGTCGAAGTCACCGGCCCCGGCCACCCAGGCGTGGGCTGCATCGTCGTAGTACGCGAGGTCGCGCATGCCCAGCGGCAGGGTGACAGTCCCGATCTGGCCGGGGTTCAGGTGCACCTTCGCGAAGGCCCGCAGTTCCTTCTCCGGGCGGTCCAGGCGGCTCTGGCGGTCGTGGACGTACAGTTGCACGACGGTGCTGCCCGCGCGGTCCCCGGTGTTCTTCACCTGCACGCTGGCGGTCACGGTCCCGCCGGGGGCGATGCTGGCGGCGCTGAGCTGCGGGTTGGAGACCTCGAACGTCGTGTAGCTCAGGCCGAAGCCGAACGGGAACAGCGGCGTGATGCCCGCGCGGTCCACGTGCCGGTACCCGGTGTACAGGCCCTCGCGGTACGCCACGCGGCCGTCCTCGCCGGGGTACTGCACGTCCGGGTTCAGGGGGTGGGTGGGGTCGTCCTTCAGGGACGCGATGAACGTCTGCGGCAGGCGCCCGCCGGGTTCCGCGTGGCCGTACAGGACGTCCGCGATGGCGTGCCCGGCCTCCTGACCGGGGAACCAGGCCTGAAGGACGGCGGGCACGCGGTCCAGCCACGGCATGGCGACCGGGCCGCCGGTCTGGAGGACCACGACGGTGTTCGGGTTGGCGGCCAGCACGGCGTCCACCAGTTCGTCCTGGCGGCCCGGCAGGTCCAGGCCCCAGCGGTCGACGCCCTCGGTTTCCCAGTCGCCGTTCGTGCCGACGCACACCACGGCGTAGTCGGCGGCAGCAGCCACGGCGGCCGCCTGCGCCACGCTGCCCTCGTCCGGTTCGGCGCGGAAGCCGGTGCGTACGGCGTTGAAGCCCGCGATACCGTTGTCGAAGTCGTTGGGCGTGAAGGTGACGGTCAGTTCGTGCGGCCCGGCGGTCAGGGAACGCGCGCCGCGCACCTCGTCGGACCCGAAGCCGAAGTACGTGCCGCCGGGCGTCCAGGCGTCCCAGTTGTCCACCAGGGGTTCGCCGTCCACCCTGAGGCGGCTCAGGCCCGCGCTGGCGAGACTGAACTCGTACGTGCCGTCCTGGGGGGCCTGCACGGTCAGGGTCAGGACGGCGTGGAAGGCCTGGGGGTCCACGCCGTCCGGGTACGCGAACCACAGCACCTCGGCCTGCTCGCGGGTGTCGGAGGCGATCACGGTGCCGTCCGGCGCATGGTACTCGATGCGGACCGGCACCTGCGGGACGGGCAGGAACCGGTCGTTCTCGCAGCCGACGGCGGTGGTCACGGCCCCTGACCGCCGGGCTTCACGCAGGCCGTCGAGTGGGGAGACGCGGCGGTGGGCGTTCATCTGCGCGCTGCCGCCCCCCATGACCTGCGCAGTGGCGGCGTTCGGGCCGATCACGGCGACGGTCTTCCCGGCCGGAAGGGGCAGCAGGCCCGCGTTCTTCAGCAGGACCGCGCCCTCGGCCCCGGCGCGGCGGATCAGGGCGCGGGTTTCGGGGTACTCGGTGTCCCGCTCGGCGCTGTCGCGCACGTCACGCGGCGCGGCGAGGGTGCCGGTGCGCTCGATGAGGCGCAGCACGGCGCGGGCGCGTTCCCGCACGGCGGCGGCCGTGGCGGGGTCGTTCTGAGCTTCCTCCAGCAGGCCGGCGCGGGCCCTGGCGGGGCCGGGCATCTCCAGATCCAGGCCCGCGCGCACGCTCTCGCCGGCCGAGTGCGTGCCGCCCCAGTCGCTCATGACCAGCCCGGTAAAGCCCCATTCCTTTCGCAGCACCGTGTCCAGCAGCCAGGGGTGCTCGGAGCAGTACACGCCGTCCAGGCGGTTGTACGCGGTCATGATCGCCCAGGGGTCGGCTTCCCGGACGACCATCTCGAAGGGCCGCAGGTACAGTTCCCGCAGGGCGCGCGTGGGGATCTCGGAGCTGATCGTGCCGCGCTGGTACTCGGATTCGTTCCCGGCGAAGTGTTTGGGCGTGGCGGCCACGCCGCTGGCCTGGAGGCCCTGCACGTAGGCGACCGCGAGTTTCCCGGTCAGGATGGGGTCCTCGGCGTAGTTCTCGAAGTTGCGGCCGTTCAGGGCCGAGCGCAGCACGTTGATGGTCGGGGCGAGCAACACGCCCGCGCCCTTGTCGAGCGCCTCGCGGGCCAGGGAGGCGCCCACCTCGCGCAGCAGGTCCACGTTCCAGGTGCTGCCCAGCGCGATGCCGACCGGGTACGCGGCCGTTTTCATGCCGCCGACCAGCGGGCCGCCGCCGCGCACGCCGGCCGGGCCGTCACTGACTTTCAGGGCCGGGATGTTCAGGCGCGCAACGGGCACGGTGCGCCAGAAGTCCGCGCCGGACAGCAGCGACACCTGTTCTTCCAGGGTCATCCGGTCCAGCAGCGCGTCGATGTCGGTGGGCGGGTCTGAACGGATCGGCGGGGGTGGGGGGCTGGGCAGGTCTGGCATGGGTTCACCTCGGGGTGGGGTGGGGGGCTGAGGCGGCTGGTCCGGTCTTGTACGGATTCCGTTTGTTTCGCCAACAATCCGGAACTTCACCGGATTGCCGGCTCCACGTCCGGAACCCGTCCGGCTCCCACTCGCTTCGCTCGGATCGAACGGGCTTTGCAGCCCATTCAATCGGAGTCCGTATTATAGCGCTATAATTTCTGGTCCACGCGGGGGTCTCCAGGGAACTCCCCTCACAGGACATGAGCGCCGGACGCGCAGTGCCGGGAGGCAGACGGGTTATTTGTACCGCTATAATGTACGCTCTACCGCTCCCGGAATGCAATCTCGACGCACCTCACCGAAGGAAGGTCCACCCTGACAACCTCACGCCCCGCGCCCGCCACGCTCGCCGACGTCGCCCGGCACGCCCAGGTCTCCCCCATGACCGTCTCGAACGTCATCAACAACAAA from Deinococcus seoulensis encodes the following:
- a CDS encoding Gfo/Idh/MocA family protein, which produces MGVSASEGPQIIGIIGTGNISAAYLKIARDLNLFRVKAVTDMDSARAAEVAAEYGIQAMTLEGLLADPEIVAVVNLTPPGAHADVSLKALNAGKHVYSEKPLAVEREDGQAIMDLAHARGLRVGCAPDTVLGAGIQTAREIIDAGRIGRPVAANAFMMGSGPESWHPNPDFFYQRGAGPLFDMGPYYLTALVTLLGGVRKVSATTTTAFSQRPITSQPRAGEFITVTTPTHVAANLTLDGGAVVTLVTSFDVPGSDVPRIEIHGTDGTLSVPDPNTFGGPLKLRLRGEKEWTDIPLTRPFAENARGIGLADMLAAAPGQPHRAGGDLALHVLDVMHTILESAEAEKTLTPRTHAERPAPLDTQPTWLTATLPT
- a CDS encoding sugar phosphate isomerase/epimerase family protein, producing MTQPHTPGTLSVQLYTFRDAYAADPARTVARIAELGFRYVEPFGIGNHGLSNAEKVSRAQDLRALLDAHGLKAPTTHAAAPTGENAEAVLDAIQALGATLSVISWPGEVPGFERDVMDTKGGTERFADALNEASRHAQARGLSLGYHNHWWEWSHFGDQSAFDLLLSRLDPAVCLEIDTYWAHTAGQDMPALIRRLGERVRALHLKDGPATPEADQTPLGTGAVDYAAAIAAAPQTRWHILEMDRTAGDVFAEVGQSARTLIQEGRSTWE
- a CDS encoding sugar phosphate isomerase/epimerase family protein, which encodes MPRPVTLFTGQWADLPLADLAPLAKKMGYDGLELACWGDHFDVQAALKDDSYVREKRELLDSHGLQCHAISNHLVGQAVCDPIDARHKAIVPAHVWGDGDPEGVRTRAAQEMIDTGHAAATFGVKTVNGFTGSSVWHSLYAFPPTDQAYWDAGFEDFARRWTPILDSFDRDDINFALEVHPTEIAFDLATAQRALDAVNGHRRFGFNYDPSHLGYQHVDYVRFIRQFAERIFHVHMKDVWWGHGSGEVGVFGGHTEFGDARRYWDFRSVGRGDIRFEDIIVALNDIGYAGPLSIEWEDARMDRVHGATESAAYTRRLDFPGSNVTFDAAFSRDR
- a CDS encoding glycoside hydrolase family 3 C-terminal domain-containing protein; protein product: MPDLPSPPPPPIRSDPPTDIDALLDRMTLEEQVSLLSGADFWRTVPVARLNIPALKVSDGPAGVRGGGPLVGGMKTAAYPVGIALGSTWNVDLLREVGASLAREALDKGAGVLLAPTINVLRSALNGRNFENYAEDPILTGKLAVAYVQGLQASGVAATPKHFAGNESEYQRGTISSEIPTRALRELYLRPFEMVVREADPWAIMTAYNRLDGVYCSEHPWLLDTVLRKEWGFTGLVMSDWGGTHSAGESVRAGLDLEMPGPARARAGLLEEAQNDPATAAAVRERARAVLRLIERTGTLAAPRDVRDSAERDTEYPETRALIRRAGAEGAVLLKNAGLLPLPAGKTVAVIGPNAATAQVMGGGSAQMNAHRRVSPLDGLREARRSGAVTTAVGCENDRFLPVPQVPVRIEYHAPDGTVIASDTREQAEVLWFAYPDGVDPQAFHAVLTLTVQAPQDGTYEFSLASAGLSRLRVDGEPLVDNWDAWTPGGTYFGFGSDEVRGARSLTAGPHELTVTFTPNDFDNGIAGFNAVRTGFRAEPDEGSVAQAAAVAAAADYAVVCVGTNGDWETEGVDRWGLDLPGRQDELVDAVLAANPNTVVVLQTGGPVAMPWLDRVPAVLQAWFPGQEAGHAIADVLYGHAEPGGRLPQTFIASLKDDPTHPLNPDVQYPGEDGRVAYREGLYTGYRHVDRAGITPLFPFGFGLSYTTFEVSNPQLSAASIAPGGTVTASVQVKNTGDRAGSTVVQLYVHDRQSRLDRPEKELRAFAKVHLNPGQIGTVTLPLGMRDLAYYDDAAHAWVAGAGDFDLLIGQSSADLPHTLRLSLSADWKEPTT